The DNA segment CATACTACATTGTTTCTCGAGCTACTACTTCGATCGCTTCTCAATAATCTCTTGAGCAACGTTTGGTGGTACTTCCTCGTAGTGGGCAAGTTCCATTGTGCTAGCGGCACGACCCTGTGACATACTGCGGATGTCACCGGTATAACCAAACATATTTGCCAGCGGAACGATTGCTTTGACGAGTTTTGCTCCGCCCATGAGGTCCTCCATGGCTTCAATGCGACCACGACGGCTGTTGAGGTCACCGATGATATCACCCATGAACTCCTCAGGTGTGGTGACTTCGACATGCATCACAGGCTCGAGAATAATTGGGGTCGCTTGCTTGATACCGTCCCTTGCGGCAAGCGCACCAGCGAGCATAAAGGCCAATTCGCTCGAGTCAACATCGTGATAACTACCGTCGTAGAGTGTCGCCTTGACGTCGACGACAGGATAGCCAGCAATGACACCACTTTCGAGGGTCTCGCGGATACCTTTTTGGACAGCGGGTCGGTACTCCTGCGGAACGACACCGCCCTTGATCTCGTCGATAAACTCGAAGCCCTTTCCAGGCTCATTTGCTTCAAACTTAACCCATACATCACCATACTGTCCACGACCACCTGATTGCTTGGCATGCTTACCCTGGACTTGGCTAGTCCCCTTGATCGTCTCACGGAAGGCGACTTGCGGTTCACCGACATTTGCCTCGACGTTGAACTCACGTTTCATGCGGTCGATGAGGATCTCGAGATGAAGCTCACCCATGCCCGACATAATCGTCTGGCCTGTTTCGTCATCAGTGTGAATGCGGAAGGTTGGGTCTTCTTCGGCGAGGCGCTGCAAAGCGATACCCATTTTTTCCTGGTCGGCTTTGGTCTTTGGCTCGACGGCGATACTGACAGGCGGCTCAGGAAATGTAATGGCCTCGAGTGCGATAGGATGAGCTGGATCACTTAGTGTGTGGCCGGTAAAGGTCGTCTTGAGGCCAACCACGGCTGCGATATCACCTGCACCAATCTTATCGACATCCTCACGCTTGTCGGCATGCATACGGACGATACGGCCAACTCGCTCTTTTTCGCCAGAGGTGGTGTTGAGCACATAGCTTCCAGCCGTCAACACGCCAGAGTAGACACGAACGAAGATAAGTTTTCCGACAAATGGGTCAGTTGCGATCTTGAAGGCAAGAGCAGCCATTGGCTCTTTGTCGTCAGGCTTACGACTAATTTCATCACCTGTTTTGGGATTCTTTCCCCAAATTGCGTCAACATCGAGAGGACTTGGCAAGTAATCAACCATGAGGTCGAGAACCTTCTCAACAATCACTCCGCGACCATCACCACCAGTGACAAGATAGAAGTCACCGGCCAGGACACGCTTGCGCAGCGCGCTCTTAAGCTCATCAACCGAGATTGCTTCCTCGCCATGCTCAAAGAACTTCTCCATAAGTGCATCGTCTGCCTCGACTGCGGCTTCCACGAGGAGACTACGAGCATTCTTTGCCTTTTCGTGCATATCTGCAGGAATCTCGCCCTGAACGAGCTCATGATCGGTAAAGTCGGTGTAGGTATACGCCTTCATATCGACAAGGTCGATGACGCCGTTGATGTCTTTTTCGAACCCAATTGGCAAGTGAATCGGCAGGGCATTCTTGCTGAGACGGCTATGGATAGACTCGAGCGACTTGTAGAAATCACCACCGATCTGGTTGATCTTGTTGATGAAACAGATGCGGGGCACACCATACTTGTTTGCTTGACGCCAGACAGTTTCAGATTGCGCTTCCACGCCCATTTTGCCATCAAACACCGTCACCGCGCCGTCCAGAACGCGAAGCGAACGCTCAACTTCAGCGGTAAAGTCAATGTGACCGGGAGTATCGATAATGTTGATCTTGTGGCCCTTCCAGAAACAAGTCACGGCGGCAGAGGTAATGGTGATACCGCGCTCACGCTCCTGCTCCATCCAGTCAGTCGTCGTCTCACCATCGTGCACAGCACCGATCTTGTGGCTAAGACCAGTTCGATACAAAATCCCCTCTGTTGTCGTGGTTTTGCCGGCATCGATGTGTGCAATAATACCGATATTACGAAAGTCCTTGAGTGGGACGTTGGTTGGAGTTGCCATAGGGGTTCCTTGCTCTAAATGTGGAGCGACTTAACTAATAGTTTTTGCTGTTTTTTGCCATAACGAAACAGCACTTACTATCAACTATACCACAAGAAGCTCATCCTGGCTAGCGATCGCTACATATCTGTCGGAAGTAGTTTTTCGATACAGACACTGTCGGTATTTTTGAGAATGAAAACTACTTCATCCAATTCTTCCCGAGACTGAGGCTCAAGTGCAGTATCGTATACACTGCTTTTGCCAACCAAAAATCCGCATGTTAGGCGAGCTTCACCAAGTTCGATCAAAACAGGACCTTTTATTGTACCGACGATCATTTTGCCCGAGGAGAGGGGTAAAACTGTGTCGATAGCATCTGACCGACCAGGGGAAAGAGAGCAGACTGATACTCCATCACCTATTATTTTTACTTGATCGCCAGCACAGAGATGGAGCATGTCAGCAAATTCAATCGTTAGTATCTGTTTGATGGCTTCTCGATCAGAGAGAGATAACTGTCGCGGCGCCCCTTGTTGCCCAGCTGCAAGCAACGCTTCCAAAAGACTATGTACTGCGAGAACTTCACGCGTCACATCAAGAGTATACTGTTCAAGGGCAGCATCATAGCCGTCAACTTGTACCTCAATGGGTTCATGTCGAGCAATGTCTGCAAAGGCAATTTCCTCTCTACTGGCCGCCTCAAGTCTTGGGAGCAAGAATGGATCGTTCGCCAACTGCCAGCGTATTATGCCATCAAACCGTTGCTCATCATCTCCAGGACGCTCAGCCAAGACGCTCGGCATCAGGCAATGCCTCCTCTAGATGAGTAGTTGTTCGATCTGGCTAAACGGGACATACCGCACCTGCTCTTTCTCACTTTCGGTAATAGAATAGACAACGAGGATAGGCTCGATGGTCTCAAGTGCTCGGTACCCATAGATGACGTCGACAACACCGCAGGCGTATCCCGTATCGTTTGGATCAGTGCTCTCGTCCATAGGCGCACGTCCCCCATCTGGCTCATAGACACCGCCCTTGATAACAAGTCCTCTATCGGGGGTGAGGAGATCACGCAACACACGTGCTACCACATGACCAACTCGTTCCATAGTTGCCACTTTTACAGGATCAGACTCATCTCTAGACAGTGCAAGATGACGACACATTTCTTTTAATTGATCGAGAGAGCTGAGTGCTTTTAGCTCATGGAGAACTTCTACTTGACAGAGTTCTGCTTGGACCTGTCGCAGCACCTCCTCTATCTCGGTATGATCGCTTAGCTCACCATTACCCGCCCAGTTCGACAGTGCGTCCTCGCGATTCCGGATTACTTCTAGTTCAGGAATACGGAAGTAGACCGACTTGTCTAGAGATACTTGGATATATTTACGCACGTCGACGACGGCGATTGGCATCATTGTGCTACCTTCGAGTGTCAGTTGTGTCCCGGCGTTTGCCTTGACATCACGAAGCAGCATACCAACCCGAAAACTGTAGATGTCTTTCTCGTCATTTTCGCTACGGAAACATTTTACTTCCTCATAGATGCCGCATTGTGAGGTAGTAATATTCCCAGCGACAAGTTGTGTGCCTTTCATTACAATACTGAACTCATGTTCCCTTGAATCACCGATAATAGAGAGAGTTGACTGGGGCACTAAAACCCCTTCGCCAAATACTTCTATCAGCACCTCGATGGTGTCATAAAACTTTCCAAACGCAGCAATCATAAGGTTGAGCTCACGCATGGTTGCCAAAAACTCATCTCGATCTGAAAACGTTTTTGCACTGAGTTCTCGACAGCGCTCAGCAAAAAGGTTCAGGGCATGTTCGGCTTTCTCGAGGGTTTCACGTTTTGTTTCTCCGAGAAGTTCCTGAGCCATCGCCAAAACAACCCCCGGATCGATCGCCTCAGCGACTTCATCCTCCGCAGCCTGTTCGGCAGCGAATAGCTCGACGAGAGACTCTGTGTCTTGAAACGCTGATCCGTCAGCAGCTACCTCTGGCACTTCGTTTTCCCCATCTGCATGTTCGACGGCAGTATCGACGTGCCGAAATGGCAGTTTCGCTGGGTCTGGTCGTGTTGTCTGATAGTTAATAACGGCATCAGCTGTAAAAAAGTATGGTGTCCTGCCGCCATCACGTTCGGGCACGGCTTCTAACGCGTGAAATGCTGGTAGATAGGTTATCTCGGTATCATAATCACCTGTTCCTGCTTGTTCCCATAATCGCATGCCTTTAACGTAGAGAATTCGAGGTCGGGTGTCATAATGTGGCCGAACAATCGGTTCCAGGTCAGCCAATTTTCCAACAATTTTCCCGCCAATCCAAAAGAAATATGGCTCAGTCCCATCAAAATCAAGTTGGCGAGTAAGATAGCGCTCAAGCATGTCAATGATACTTATCCTGGTATGGCCAGCACCGTTGACCTTTTGCCAGTCAATCGTAATGGCAAAATCATCAAGTGCTCGCATGATCGCCTTTTCACGATTCTTAGCATAGTTAATTCGTTCGATCATTGCGTCAATTTGTTTTTTTATATCAGGTAGCAGCTCAGTGATTTCTCGTTCTTCGGAGCGATCAGACATATGCGGTAATTGAATATTTTCGATATCACCAATCTGGAGAGTAAACCACGCTGTGTCTTCGGGGTAATCCTCCGCCTTGGAGAAATCAAGCACCAGGTGGCGATAGGTCCCAGGTAGAAGTCCGTCGATGCTCTCGAAACCCCTTATCTCAGTTGTTTGCTCATTAAATCCAATCAAATGGAGCGGAAAATGCGTAACCTTGTAGTGCTGACCCCTCAGATCAAGTTCAAGCTCAGGAAATACATCATCAAATAACTCTTCAACATCTTTTTCGGTATCTCTTAGGTAATCGGTCAAGAAGGTCGTATGACGAATCCGACCGGTGACCATAACTGTCGCCTGTTGATAGCCTAGCTCACGAAGCTCAACATTGAGATCAACGAGAAGTCGTTGAATCTCTTCCTCGGTCACATCGCCTCTGTTGATTTGAAGCTCAACCTGCTCGGCTTTTTTTAGCAAGGCCGCGAACCCTGCATCGAACTGTTCCCTTACATCGGGAGAGGTTTGCCACTCAGAGGCCACGATGGCGTCAAAAACTTCTGATTTCTTTTGGCTATCATCATCAGAAGGTGGCATTTCCATCACTGTCATATGCCCTAGTAAATAGAGGAACCACCTCTATTGCAAGCATAGCCGCTATCATGTTGGCTTGAGTAAGTCATAGAGAAGCTCTCGTGATGACCGAAGCTGCACGACAGCGCTCGCCGGTACTTCCCTATGAATATCATCTCCTGTCTCAGGCAGAAACGTTACTTCGATGAAAGGTACGGCGATATGATGCGCTTTGTCCAGATCATCCGAGCCCGGGAGAACACTCATACGGATTGATTTGTAGCGGAAAAAGCCGACAAATGGCCCTTTGGTTTGTCCAGGATGGACAGGCTCGCTCTGTTGTAAATAGTCACCCGAAAATGCCATAAGGTACGGAAAATCTCTATTGCCAATCGTCCGTTGGTTGATGACCTCCTGGATGTCTTGAAGACGCTGCATGCTTGCTTCGTCGGTCGGGACAAACTCGATAGCATAGCTCGCTAGCGCCGGTAGAATGGTTTCGAGCGATCCAGCTTCTGGCAGGTGCTGCTCAAGTCTCGCTAGCTCATTTGGGTGAAAATAACGTAGCCGACGTTCACCGCCATCAGGGTCAAAGCGAGAAAAATCATATTTGAGGCTGCCGATAACTGATTCACCTCTCGCAATAGAGCTCGTCGAACCGGGCACGCTAAAGATATGCACGATCTGTCTGCCTGGCAAAGCGGTGATTTCCTCAGTGTTTGGCTGAACATCATCAATGGCAAACCCCAGGCTAACGACAGGCATAGAATCAAACATGCGTATTTCGACATGCCCAACGTGCGGATTCATAAACCATGCCGATCCAGTTGCCGGCAACAAAGCACCGTAAATACCGATGGCTCGCCATTCGTCATCAAGTTCAGCTATGAGTGAAGTTAGCTCTTCCTCTGAAAAGCACTGTCGATCGGCTCGCAGCATGGTATTGAAATCGCGTATATGACCATACAGCTCGTGTACTTTTTTTGGCAACATAACAGCTTCGAGCGATTCAATTGGATCAATATTTCTTCGTTGCACCTCTGCCATAGTATCTGTATTAAATCTTGTAAGGATCCTCAGAGCAAGCGTAAACAGTTCGCTAATAGCGATAGAGTATCCTATAATGATCAGCATGGAGTAATCCCATGAGTACCAATGTAGAGTCAAAACCGACATCATGGATTGATCGCCTCAGAGGACGTAAGTTCATGAGGAAAATTGGTGCGGGGGCCATGGCTGTCCAGGCTATCACCGGCATTACATCAGAGATGGGATTTTCGTTGATGCCAAGCGCGGTCTATTCTTACGCCGAGACCGATGAGGCTAAGACCTACACCCCAAACACTTTCTGTATCTTCCTCCCCGGGAGAGGAATTACTCGACTGGCGCGCGACTTTGCGGATGCCTATCAGCCTACAACCAGACAGTATTGTCGGAGCACCGTCTTGGAATATAGCGAGGGAGGGATAAGTGAAAAAGAGCTTGAGCATAGCATCCGGCGATATGTCAACGACCACGCCATACCAGACAGACCTATTCAGCTCGTGGTAATTGCATCAAGTATGGGCGGTAACGTGGCAGTTCCGGTTTTTGGTGCTATCGCTAGAGATA comes from the Candidatus Saccharimonas aalborgensis genome and includes:
- the fusA gene encoding elongation factor G — protein: MATPTNVPLKDFRNIGIIAHIDAGKTTTTEGILYRTGLSHKIGAVHDGETTTDWMEQERERGITITSAAVTCFWKGHKINIIDTPGHIDFTAEVERSLRVLDGAVTVFDGKMGVEAQSETVWRQANKYGVPRICFINKINQIGGDFYKSLESIHSRLSKNALPIHLPIGFEKDINGVIDLVDMKAYTYTDFTDHELVQGEIPADMHEKAKNARSLLVEAAVEADDALMEKFFEHGEEAISVDELKSALRKRVLAGDFYLVTGGDGRGVIVEKVLDLMVDYLPSPLDVDAIWGKNPKTGDEISRKPDDKEPMAALAFKIATDPFVGKLIFVRVYSGVLTAGSYVLNTTSGEKERVGRIVRMHADKREDVDKIGAGDIAAVVGLKTTFTGHTLSDPAHPIALEAITFPEPPVSIAVEPKTKADQEKMGIALQRLAEEDPTFRIHTDDETGQTIMSGMGELHLEILIDRMKREFNVEANVGEPQVAFRETIKGTSQVQGKHAKQSGGRGQYGDVWVKFEANEPGKGFEFIDEIKGGVVPQEYRPAVQKGIRETLESGVIAGYPVVDVKATLYDGSYHDVDSSELAFMLAGALAARDGIKQATPIILEPVMHVEVTTPEEFMGDIIGDLNSRRGRIEAMEDLMGGAKLVKAIVPLANMFGYTGDIRSMSQGRAASTMELAHYEEVPPNVAQEIIEKRSK